The genomic stretch AGACCTGTTAGGAACAACGGCATGCTGTTAACTAGCATTCTGAGAGTGCAAAACCTGTACTGGTCCTTTTTTCAGTCTAAGAGCATATTGTTCATAGatttttatttcatatttttgtagTATAACTTTACCATTAACAATTCTTAGACTAAGTTTTGCCCCGATGTTTATGTTTTTTATGCAATAAGCAGCATTCTTGCGGAAAAGCTGAACATGAGGTACAATGAGGCGGAATTGTGGATTATGAACTTGGTTAAGAGTTTGAAACTGGATGCCAAGATTGATTCAGCGTCGGGAACTCTTATCATGACGGTCAATCATGCTGATGTGTAAGTTGCCTCTGTTTCACACATATTCACCACATGAAAATTCGCAGTACTGTCTTCATTCAAATATTACTACCTCCTAATGCAATTTAGTCCAATATTAATCATATTTTTGTAGTTAGAGTTGCAATCTTCTTCTCTGCAGTATTGCCCATTCACTGCGAAATAAAACTTTTTTTTGGAGTTGCAGACATGAGCAGATTATCGAGAGATTAAAGAATCTTAACACGCGGACCTACATGCTAGCGCAAAGCACTGTGGAACCAGCTCAGGCAGCATAACTGTGTCTTCATGATGCGCCAAGAATTACCAGCACTTTGTGCAGAGACGGGCTTTGCTAATTTTGGACTTGTAGGGCTcatagggggggggggggggggggggggggggcgggggatGTATAGGAAGGGATATACTCAAAGCAAATGGTTGGAAAAAATATAGGAAAGTTGTACGAATGTGTATAATCTCATCTACTTGTTTAAAAAGAAATGATGACTGTTGAAACATAGGATTGTGTATAATCTCATCTCCTTGGAGTCTTCTGGTCTCTGTTACTCTGTTCATCCAAATTTCGCCGACCAAACTGGGTTACAAcaggcttcttcttctttttttgagtTATACGAGCTACAGGCCCAGCCCAACTGATGTCAAATAGAAGCCCAGTCCAGGCCCAGCCCAACTGATGTTTGATCCCGTGAGACACTACCCGTTTACGCCGCGTAAAGCCATGGATATTTccgagctccggcggcgacTGCCGACGACTCTTATCTGAAGCTCGGTTTGCCGCCCGACAATGCGCGTTGCCGCCACCCAGCTGCCCCTCCCCACCGCCTccccgcctcgccggcggcggcgagctcagCACATGCCGACCGCGGCAGCGCCGCGGCCACCCCCGAGGGCTCTCGCCGCCATCCTGCGCTCGCGCGTCATCGCGTGCCTCCGCGCGGAAGAGTAAGGAACCGTCAATCATTCCCGCCACGCCCGCTACCTGTTCGGCGGTAGTCCTCTCTGGAGCGGGGACCGAGAGGGAAGTTGGCTGGCCGTCACTTCTGACCCTCTTCGTGGCTCCCTTCCCTTGCAGTGGCGAGACGGCGTTGCAGGCGGCGCATGCGGCCGTGCTCGGCGGCGTCACAGTGGTGAGTTGCTCGATGCCGTGTGCCGTGTCTGTCTTCTCTGATGCGTGCGTGGACTGGTAGGAGGCTGGTGCTCTCACTGCAATGTTCGCGTCACTGATGTTTCTTTCCGGCTCATCTTTCTGTCTCTGCTGCAATCCTCATCATTGGGGCCTTGGAGCCCTGCGTTTAACAGTGCATTCATGGTTTGCTTACGTTACCGTCGTTTCATGCCCCCATCGCTTCTGCTCACTTATGTTCTGTATTGTTCAGCTGGAGGTCGTGATGTCGACTCCAGGAGTGCTAGAGGTGATGCCCGTTTCACCATTCCTCTGCAAGTTTTCCCTTTTACCTTGAGCATTGCTTCTCTGATTGTTCCTGACTGATTGGTAAATCTTCACACTACAGGTTATTGAAGATCTTTGCAGGAGTTATCCTTCTTTAACCTTCGGGGTAATTCCATGTGGCATTACTTGGTAGATTTCTGCATCAATGTTGCATTTTGTCTACTCACGTGCACTTGATTTGTTCAATGTCCATATTACTCATGAATTTTTTATGCCTGAACTTGCAAACTGTATAGTTTATATTCTTATCTTTGACTACTAATAAACTATGCAAACAGCACTATGTTTGTAGTTAAAGAAAGTGATAGTCAGTAGTCACGCTGTTATAGCTGTCCTGCACAGTCATACTAATTTTAACTCTCAAGCACATCAACAAGCAACACATAATCCTTGCATCTTGTCACCTGTTGATGTTCTTCAAATTAGGTTGGCACGGTCTTAAATGCTGCTGATGCAAGGAAAGCCATAGGAGCTGGTGCACAGTTTCTGATGAGTCCTGGCACAGTCATGGTAAATGGTCACTCTGTTAGTCTATTCCATTTGTAATATCGTTTCATTTTCTCTTAATCATGTGCATGTTTCCCATTTTCAGCTATTTAACATCATCAATCTTGCTGATTGATGCGTGCACATTGTACTTTTTTATAAGGTGGTTTGTTAACATCATGAACTGTTACTAGGTGCTGGTTCATTCATGCACCTATTCTATACTTTAATACAGTTCTTCAACGTTATAAACTGTAACTAGATGCTGATTTCATGCACATTGCATTTCTTTAACACGTTTTGTAACTTGATTTTGATTTATTCATGCACTCTGTATTCTTAGGAAGTACTCCATGATCTTGAAGAAAGTAAGGTTCTATACATCCCTGGAGTCCTGACACCAACTGAAGTATGTATCACATGACAAGTGTCAACTTCCACAGAATTGGAGCATAGCAGCTCTGAGATGCATTAAGTTGTTTTTGTTCACTGACATTTTTTTATCTGATATAGGTTTTATCTGCCTGCAGTGCTGGCGCAAAAGTCGTTAAGGTTTCATAACTGCACATTTCTTCTCATAGGCATGTGTACCTTGTAGATTCAAGAGATTTAGCAGAAAATTAACAAAACATGACTGTGAATAAGCCTTTTCATCATATGGTTTACACAAAGAAATTTAATCTGCCATTTGGTTTCCTATAAAGTAATGAGTAATTTAATGTTTGCACTTACTGGTTAATGGTCATCTGACATTAATTGGTTTCTGTTCTAATTTGATTAGGTGTACCCAGTGTCAGTGATGGGTGGAGAGGTGTACATGTCTGCTCTGAAGAAACCATTTCCTCTTGTACCGATGGTTGCTTCTCAAGGAATCCAAATAGGTAAGCAGCCTTGTTTAGCATCTATATCTCCAATGATGACGAGATAACTTCCAACAGTTCTGTTCAGTATCAAATGTCTCATCTGCTGAAATGAGTAAAAACACAGTCTATAGCATCATGTAAGGATGTCATTTGGAATATTTACAGTAAAGTTAGCAGTAGCACGAAGGAATTATTTTCCAACATTTTCATTGCAAAAATGGTTCTTGATTGAAAGTGAAGTTTGAACCATTCCAATCTGATGATGTTCTGCCTGTCTTAGGTTCAATCAAGGGGTATGTGGAAGCAGGGGCATCCGCAGTGGTGTTATCTGATGCTATTTTTGACAAAGAATTGATGAGGAAGGGGAAATTCAGCGAAATATCGGAACTTGCAAGTCAAGCCACTTTTGAGGCATTGCAGTCCACAAAGTGAGACAAATCTGACAATTCTACAAGCATCGCAGATTTGTGGTCTAGAATATGAGGCACATATCCTTTGGCTAGCCATCATGCTGTAGGATCTTCTCGGGTTGAGCACATATGGAGGAGTATGATAAGGTCCTAACACTGCCAACTAAAAGAAAATCAGGGATACCGCCCTTCTGCAGGAGAAGTCATTCCATCTCCCAAATACAGCTATAGGAGTACTGGCGCTTTGTGCAAGAATACACCAAAATTGTGCTCTCCGAACAAGGATCGTTGCAGCTAGCGGAAGCGCGTTCATGCTCGGTCCTGATCAGAAGTGTGAAGAGGCTGTCGTGATGCCAAGAAGCCAACTACACATTCAGCTGCAGTGGAAACACCACAATTCACAAGAGAAGGGAGGCGAAGGAAGGGTCATTGCAAGGTTTCTTGTTGCTGCAGTAGATGTATCTCAGGAGGGAAGTGATACCTCGTTTCTGATGATGTTAATATGTTGTAGCCTATAGGCATGGGAACAGATATGATCAGGGCGCCTGAACCCGTGCTATGATGTGCCAGAGTAGGCTTACTTCTAGGTTCTAGTTACTCTCGTGCAAACGGAGATCACATGTTGAACAGTTTTGCATGTTATTATGTAATTGTAGATGTGCAAATGGTCCTTTTTAGGTGCAAAACAGTGACATTGAGCCTGTTGAATCTGGGATGTGAATGAGCACCATCCTGGCATATGCTGGGCATGAGGCTAGATcagaaataaaatggaaaatcCCGCCGCAAAAGAACTGACGAAAGTGACGAAAATATTCACCTGAAAAAAGTGAAATTTCCCTCCATTGGCCCAATTTCCCTCCTATAATAACTTGTAAGACATGAGGGAAGAAAAATGTCACCCAAAAGCACTATCGCGATTTTTTAGAATTATATTGAAATCAACATGTCTAACTGATTCTTCAGCAGAAAAAAATTGTGACATACTTTAGGCACGAAAAATATACGTTTTAAATCTCGGTAGAAATGTTAATCAATTTGCATATATTTTCCttgaataatattttattttaggGCTAAGCATAAACTTCCTCTCAtatcaatgttttttttttgctagtcTTCGTTTTGCCATCTTCTTAGAAATTACTATTGCCCTTCCAAATAAAAAGCACTCATGCTCAGGGGTTTAGAACGCTAAAACCCTGGTGGGGGTAAAACTGGAAAAACCGCGTCgtctccttcctcccctcctctcgcGCGCCGCTgcgctctcctcctcttccacccGCAGCTTATTCTGCTGCGCCCGCCCaggcgacctcgccgccggcgtctcGGGGACGCTACAAGCCCCCGTATCGCGTCGAGTGCCGtatccctcctcctcttccccgccgccgccggtacgTATTTGTTCGGTGTGGTGGTCCTCGCGGACCGGATCGATTTTGTAACTCTAGCTTGCTCCGGCGGGTTGTTCTGCCAAATATCTTCTTTGCTGTGATTCTGAGCGTTGAATTaattgggggggggggatatTTTTGTAGCGTGGTTACCCTGGCGGCCTGACACTGTAATCTAACTTAAATCTTCCATTCCTGCTTCGATTAGGTTCCTCTTCTTGACCTCGCAGGTTCTTTCTGCGCAAGGTGCCCGAACCCTGCCGGAATGTAAGACAAATGCATAGaaattccatttttttttgttgcaatgtAAGGTTTGGGGCCCAACTCTCAGATTTCTGATATTTGGTTGCTTTTGTCAGGTTGAAGACTGCTTTAGTGAGATTGTTGCGAGATGGGGGTCTCCGGCAATCATCCCAAGTACTGCCGGCTGGGTATTCTGAAGCGGTTGTCCCTTTGATTCGGAGGTTTTGCTCGCTGCCCATTGCGAGCCTCACCTGCAGCAAAGTTGATGGAGCATCCTCGTATCAGGATGCTGCTGATCAGCCCCACAACAACTCTGATCATGGCAGTGAGCCGAGTCATGCCACCAATGCAGCGAGGAAACAGGTCAAGAATCATACACTGAAGAAGAAATATGGACCTTCTAAGAGGGGCCGCCGTGGAAAGAAATTGCCAGGCAGGGATGGACCTTCTCAGGAGAACCACCACCATGAAATGAGATTGCCAAGCAGGGATGGACCTTTTCAGGAGAACCGCCATCATCAAATGAGATGGCGAGGCAGGGATGGACCTTCTCAGAAGGGCCACCATCATGAAAATAAATTGCCAGACACTACCTTCCAGCCTTATCTGTTCCAGATTGTATTGGATACTCCTACGAGTCTTCTTATGGCTGTACTTGACACATGGGTGAAAGCCGGTAACTGTCTGGAAAGAAGCAAAGTCTCGATGGTTTTGTTCCATCTGAGGAAGCAGAGGCTGTATAGCAAGGCTCTGAAGGTACCTGTTTTTGTTAACTATATAACTATTATAACTGCCGGGTTGGATTAGATTAAACATGTTTTTAGTGGAATGCATTTAAGTTTACAGTTAGTGGTTAATCCAGTAGTCTTCAG from Setaria italica strain Yugu1 chromosome II, Setaria_italica_v2.0, whole genome shotgun sequence encodes the following:
- the LOC101767516 gene encoding uncharacterized protein LOC101767516 gives rise to the protein MRVAATQLPLPTASPPRRRRRAQHMPTAAAPRPPPRALAAILRSRVIACLRAEDGETALQAAHAAVLGGVTVLEVVMSTPGVLEVIEDLCRSYPSLTFGVGTVLNAADARKAIGAGAQFLMSPGTVMEVLHDLEESKVLYIPGVLTPTEVLSACSAGAKVVKVYPVSVMGGEVYMSALKKPFPLVPMVASQGIQIGSIKGYVEAGASAVVLSDAIFDKELMRKGKFSEISELASQATFEALQSTK